In Rhinopithecus roxellana isolate Shanxi Qingling chromosome 4, ASM756505v1, whole genome shotgun sequence, a single genomic region encodes these proteins:
- the FUT9 gene encoding alpha-(1,3)-fucosyltransferase 9: protein MTSTSKGILRPFLIVCIILGCFMACLLIYIKPTNSWIFSPMESASSVLKMKNFFSTKTDYFNETTILVWVWPFGQTFDLTSCQAMFNIQGCHLTTDRSLYNKSHAVLIHHRDISWDLTNLPQQARPPFQKWIWMNLESPTHTPQKSGIEHLFNLTLTYRRDSDIQVPYGFLTVSTNPFVFEVPSKEKLVCWVVSNWNPEHARVKYYNELSKSIEIHTYGQAFGEYVNDKNLIPTISTCKFYLSFENSIHKDYITEKLYNAFLAGSVPVVLGPSRENYENYIPADSFIHVEDYNSPSELAKYLKEVDKNNKLYLSYFNWRKDFTVNLPRFWESHACLACDHVKRHQEYKSVGNLEKWFWN from the coding sequence ATGACATCAACATCCAAAGGAATTCTTCGCCCATTTTTAATTGTCTGCATTATCCTGGGCTGTTTCATGGCATGTCTTCTCATTTACATCAAACCTACCAACAGCTGGATCTTCAGTCCAATGGAATCAGCCAGCTCTGtgctgaaaatgaaaaacttcttttCCACCAAAACTGATTATTTTAATGAAACTACTATTCTGGTGTGGgtgtggccatttgggcagacctTTGACCTTACATCCTGCCAAGCAATGTTCAACATCCAAGGATGCCATCTCACAACGGACCGTTCACTGTACAACAAATCCCATGCAGTTCTGATCCATCACCGAGACATCAGCTGGGATCTGACAAATTTACCTCAGCAAGCTAGGCCACCCTTCCAGAAATGGATTTGGATGAATTTGGAATCACCAACTCACACTCCCCAAAAGAGTGGCATTGAGCACTTGTTTAACCTGACTCTGACTTATCGCCGCGACTCAGATATCCAAGTGCCTTATGGCTTCTTGACGGTGAGCACAAATCCTTTCGTGTTTGAAGTGCCAAGCAAAGAGAAGTTGGTGTGCTGGGTTGTGAGTAACTGGAACCCTGAGCATGCCAGGGTCAAGTATTACAATGAGCTAAGCAAAAGCATTGAAATCCATACCTATGGGCAAGCATTTGGAGAATATGTCAATGATAAAAATTTGATTCCTACCATATCTACTTGtaaattttatctttcctttgaAAATTCAATCCACAAGGATTACATCACAGAAAAGCTCTACAATGCTTTTCTGGCTGGCTCTGTACCTGTTGTTCTGGGACCATCTAGAGAAAACTATGAGAATTACATTCCagcagattcattcattcatgtggaAGATTATAACTCTCCCAGTGAGCTAGCAAAGTATCTGAAGGAAGTCGACAAAAACAATAAGTTGTACCTTAGTTACTTTAACTGGAGGAAGGATTTCACTGTAAATCTTCCACGATTTTGGGAATCACATGCCTGCTTGGCTTGTGATCATGTGAAAAGGCATCAGGAATATAAATCTGTTGGCAATTTAGAGAAATGGTTTTGgaattaa